The following DNA comes from Picosynechococcus sp. PCC 7003.
CGGCGAAGGCAGGCCTCAGCCAGGTAGGCTTAGACGCCCAGCAGCCCCGACTCGATTCGATTCCCTTTGAGTCGGAATATCAATACATGGCGACCCTTCATGATGGTACGGGGCGGACGATCTATGTGAAAGGGTCAGTGGAATCCTTGTTACGTCGCTGTGAAACGATGCTCTTGGACGATGGCCAGGCGATCGCCCTCAATCCAGCAACCATCGAAGCAGTGGTAGAGACCATGGCCACTAAGGGATTACGGGTTTTAGCCTTTGCGAAAAAAGAGGTGAGCAGTCACCAACACAGCGTTGACCATGAGGATCTCGCCACAGGGCTTGAGTTTTTAGGACTCCAGGGAATGATTGATCCCCCCCGACCGGAGGCGATCGCCGCTGTCCATGCCTGCCAAACGGCGGGAATTAACGTCAAGATGATCACCGGCGATCACATTGCCACCGCCAAGGCGATCGCCCAACGCATGGGGATTCGCACCGGAGAAACGGTAATCGCCTTTGAGGGCCAAGACCTCGAAAAAATGGATCCCCAAAGCCTGGCCGAAGCCGCCGAAACAGGATCGGTCTTTGCCCGGGTTGCCCCAGCCCAAAAACTGGCCCTCGTCGAAGCGCTCCAGAAAAAAGGCGATATTGTGGCCATGACTGGCGATGGCGTTAACGATGCCCCAGCCCTTAAACAAGCCGATATTGGCATCGCCATGGGCAAGGGTGGCACAGAGGTCGCCAGGGAATCTGCCGCGATGTTGCTCACCGACGATAATTTTGCCTCCATCGAAGCGGCCGTAGAGGAAGGACGCACCGTTTACCAAAATCTCCGTAAGGCGATCGCCTTCCTCTTGCCCGTCAATGGCGGTGAATCCATGACAATTTTGATCAGTGTTTTGCTAGCGCGGGATTTGCCGATTCTTTCTTTGCAGGTGCTCTGGCTCAATATGATCAACTCGATCACCATGACTGTGCCCCTCGCCTTTGAAGCCAAGCCCGCCGGGATTATGCAATCTCCCCCCCGCAATCCCAACGAACCCCTGATTACCCCCAAGCTGCTCCGACGGATCGGGATTATTTCTATCTTTAACTGGATTCTGATCTTTGGCATTTTTGAATGGATCAAAACCAGCACCGGCGATTTAGCCTTGGCCCGCACCATGGCGATCCAAGCCCTCGTTGCTGCCCGGATCATTTATTTACTGAGTATCAGTCAACTGGGTCGTAGCCTAATCCGTTACATTAGCGGCCAAACAAAAGCGATCATTCAAGCCCCACTCCTGTTGGTCGGCATCGCCGTCGCGGTGGCGTTGCAGATTGCCTTTAGTCAATGGGGTCTTATGAATCAACTCTTCCAAACGGCCCCTCTCACCTGGCAACAGGGATTAATCTGTTTACTGCCGATGTTAC
Coding sequences within:
- a CDS encoding cation-transporting P-type ATPase, with translation MPVSSSLPPCHAQPEAALIQTLQSDAERGLSPEAVAQRYEQYGWNELQFRAGKPAWLRFLLQFHQPLLYILIIAGSIKAALGSWTNAWVIWGVTLINAVIGYIQEAKAEGAIASLAKAVTTEAMVLREGNTLRIPSRDLVPGDIVLLASGDKVPADLRLLKVRNLQIDESALTGEAVPVEKKLGSLPLETPLGDRRNMAYAGSFVTFGQGTGIVVAIANQTEMGQISQSMEKQVSLTTPLTRKFTKFSHSLLYVILTLATLTFAIGWGRGGDLAAMFEAAVALAVSAIPEGLPAVVTITLAIGVSRMARRHAIIRKLPAVEALGSATVVCSDKTGTLTENQMTVQAIYAGDVHYKVSGSGYSPKGEVYLAATGDDGEASFETLPPLLAECLTAGLLCNDSQLKQAGDDWSVVGDPTEGALITAAAKAGLSQVGLDAQQPRLDSIPFESEYQYMATLHDGTGRTIYVKGSVESLLRRCETMLLDDGQAIALNPATIEAVVETMATKGLRVLAFAKKEVSSHQHSVDHEDLATGLEFLGLQGMIDPPRPEAIAAVHACQTAGINVKMITGDHIATAKAIAQRMGIRTGETVIAFEGQDLEKMDPQSLAEAAETGSVFARVAPAQKLALVEALQKKGDIVAMTGDGVNDAPALKQADIGIAMGKGGTEVARESAAMLLTDDNFASIEAAVEEGRTVYQNLRKAIAFLLPVNGGESMTILISVLLARDLPILSLQVLWLNMINSITMTVPLAFEAKPAGIMQSPPRNPNEPLITPKLLRRIGIISIFNWILIFGIFEWIKTSTGDLALARTMAIQALVAARIIYLLSISQLGRSLIRYISGQTKAIIQAPLLLVGIAVAVALQIAFSQWGLMNQLFQTAPLTWQQGLICLLPMLPMIPTAIAANYLDT